The following proteins are co-located in the Sporolactobacillus pectinivorans genome:
- a CDS encoding DEAD/DEAH box helicase — translation MEPMILFDRSWQEDFIKKIADDGPWGKPDMFNLAYQAERARVIPSFHGLIAPAMLPQLKLHTHQIETARTVIEEMHGKAILADEVGLGKTIEAGLIIKEYMIRGLAKKILILVPASLVLQWVAELNSKFSIPAVAQRKSYVWSQCDVVVSSIDTAKREPHRSLVLEQNYDFVIIDEAHKLKNYRTKNYRFVQLLKKKFCLLLTATPIQNKLNEIFYLVSLLKPGYLGNEENFSKTYKSGNQSVRNEGKLKELVNQLMVRNRREDTGLNWPKRIVSSIDISFSNEEQAFYRSLARLKESGIIQGFSLLTLQREACSSREAAFVTLSKIYRKSVEPSFNQLWTGIFEKLNTVQRNSKAEKTLDLIKKINDKVIVFTEYRATQLYLQWFFKQHGITSVPYSGGFRRGKKDWMRSLFQSRVQVLIATEAGGEGINLQFASHLINYDLPWNPMRIEQRIGRIHRLGQENDVHIYNLAIRNTVEGHILNLLYNKIHLFEQVIGELDEILAKINLKDVDKQVRQIFEESDSEGELRIKLDNLSCVINSENNHLGEGAHNAASGDS, via the coding sequence ATGGAACCAATGATTTTGTTTGACCGTTCATGGCAGGAAGATTTTATCAAAAAAATTGCCGATGACGGGCCGTGGGGAAAACCCGATATGTTTAATCTGGCCTATCAGGCGGAACGCGCACGCGTCATCCCTTCCTTTCACGGTCTGATCGCACCGGCGATGCTGCCACAGCTCAAGCTTCATACTCACCAGATCGAAACGGCAAGGACAGTGATTGAAGAGATGCATGGCAAAGCTATTCTTGCAGATGAAGTGGGACTGGGAAAAACCATAGAAGCAGGACTGATTATTAAAGAATACATGATTCGCGGACTGGCAAAAAAAATACTCATCCTTGTACCTGCTTCGCTTGTGCTTCAATGGGTGGCTGAACTGAACTCGAAATTTTCCATTCCCGCTGTTGCCCAGCGAAAATCCTACGTGTGGAGTCAATGTGACGTCGTTGTTTCTTCGATCGACACAGCCAAACGCGAACCGCACCGAAGTCTTGTCCTTGAGCAAAATTACGATTTTGTCATTATTGACGAAGCCCACAAATTGAAAAATTATCGAACGAAAAACTACCGATTTGTCCAGCTGCTCAAGAAAAAGTTTTGTCTACTGCTTACAGCGACACCGATACAGAACAAGCTAAACGAAATTTTTTACCTTGTATCCCTGCTTAAGCCCGGCTACCTGGGAAATGAAGAAAATTTTTCAAAAACTTATAAATCCGGAAACCAGTCCGTCAGAAATGAAGGAAAGTTGAAAGAACTAGTCAATCAGCTGATGGTTCGCAACCGCCGTGAAGATACCGGGCTTAACTGGCCGAAAAGGATTGTCTCATCGATCGATATTTCATTTTCCAACGAAGAACAAGCCTTTTACCGTTCACTTGCCAGACTAAAGGAATCTGGTATCATTCAGGGTTTTTCTCTGCTGACTCTCCAGAGAGAAGCATGCAGCAGCCGCGAAGCAGCCTTTGTGACGCTTAGCAAAATTTATCGTAAATCAGTTGAGCCGTCTTTCAACCAACTCTGGACCGGCATATTTGAAAAGTTAAACACGGTTCAAAGGAATTCAAAAGCCGAAAAGACTCTTGACCTAATCAAGAAAATTAATGATAAAGTAATTGTTTTTACAGAATATCGAGCAACGCAGCTTTATCTCCAATGGTTTTTCAAGCAGCATGGCATCACTTCTGTTCCATACAGCGGGGGATTCAGAAGAGGAAAAAAAGACTGGATGCGCTCGCTTTTTCAGAGTCGGGTCCAAGTCCTAATAGCAACAGAAGCAGGTGGTGAAGGGATCAATCTTCAATTCGCCAGCCACCTGATCAATTACGATCTCCCGTGGAACCCAATGCGAATCGAGCAGCGGATCGGGCGTATTCACCGGCTCGGTCAGGAAAACGACGTGCACATCTATAATTTAGCGATTCGTAACACAGTTGAAGGCCATATTCTGAATCTGCTTTACAATAAAATTCACCTGTTTGAACAAGTCATTGGTGAACTCGATGAAATTTTAGCGAAAATTAATTTAAAAGACGTCGATAAGCAGGTCCGGCAGATCTTTGAAGAGTCGGATTCAGAAGGCGAACTTCGAATCAAACTGGATAACTTGAGCTGTGTCATTAATTCTGAGAATAATCATCTTGGGGAAGGTGCTCACAATGCAGCAAGCGGAGATTCTTGA
- a CDS encoding YqhG family protein, whose amino-acid sequence MQQAEILDFLTRFFSTSGCTLLPAENRGQVKVKLSEEMDQLLMNRPFYWHYIKQTGGVPETATLLLRTDEKSEDGELIYFGSPRLHQIFEATKKLAPFVRMYQETGIHSSTALEPWLCINMKISEQCDLKRDRLFSAGLQLINGTLIEGFHEVLANLSLSPKAPDYCYTLSPLITVQSGIKRIEKLIETELQNEPTEWADEAGRRWNRDRMLLDSFYEQKEEKPETYYMEKEALKAQYQPHIAIHLINAGLFYLQSKSFLLGTSTAR is encoded by the coding sequence ATGCAGCAAGCGGAGATTCTTGACTTTCTGACGCGTTTTTTCAGCACATCCGGATGTACCTTGCTTCCGGCAGAAAACCGTGGTCAGGTGAAAGTCAAATTAAGTGAAGAAATGGATCAGCTTCTAATGAACCGGCCATTTTACTGGCATTACATCAAGCAAACCGGCGGTGTTCCCGAAACGGCCACCCTGCTGCTGAGAACGGATGAAAAGTCGGAAGACGGGGAGCTGATTTATTTCGGTTCCCCCCGCCTGCATCAAATTTTCGAAGCTACAAAAAAACTGGCTCCATTTGTTCGAATGTATCAGGAAACCGGAATCCACTCGTCTACCGCACTGGAACCATGGCTTTGCATTAACATGAAGATCAGCGAACAATGCGATTTAAAAAGGGATCGACTCTTTTCAGCCGGACTCCAGCTCATAAACGGCACATTAATTGAAGGTTTTCATGAAGTGCTTGCAAATCTTTCTTTAAGCCCGAAGGCACCCGACTATTGCTATACACTTAGCCCTCTGATTACCGTTCAAAGTGGCATCAAGCGCATTGAAAAGCTGATTGAAACGGAGCTGCAGAATGAACCGACAGAATGGGCCGATGAAGCAGGAAGAAGATGGAACCGTGACCGGATGCTACTGGACTCTTTCTATGAACAGAAAGAGGAAAAACCGGAGACCTATTACATGGAAAAAGAAGCGCTTAAAGCTCAATATCAGCCGCACATTGCCATTCATTTAATCAATGCAGGGCTTTTCTATCTCCAATCTAAATCTTTTCTTCTCGGCACATCTACAGCCCGTTGA
- the comGB gene encoding competence type IV pilus assembly protein ComGB: MTFLKQWTKKEQAGFLIRLGECLGDGYPLGLSIRLQLYTQRLQIRSELERMLVRLKNGSSLFEALSLSGFPREICSSIYFAEAGGKLSSGLIEGGTMMLRREEYKEKLARLLRYPLLLIWMLGLMVFVVGRFLLPSFSRLYASLSIELPLTTKILIFVADHVPLFLFLFLIMVIAFLASIYRFRKFSIEKRLKTIIRLPIAGHYIRYYLTHHFSFYIGNLLCSGLSIRQAVATLSENGTTAFLKSEAMRIHQTLLEGEDFETAVSDSSFYLPELTTVIYHGQLNSVLGESLYKYSAVIMARMEEKIRTLLSFFQPVLLLIIGGLVLGLFASVLLPVFQMINGL; the protein is encoded by the coding sequence TTGACTTTCCTAAAACAGTGGACTAAGAAAGAACAGGCCGGATTTCTGATTCGCCTGGGTGAATGTCTCGGCGATGGTTATCCATTGGGGTTATCCATTCGCCTCCAGCTCTATACTCAGCGATTGCAAATTCGCAGTGAGCTTGAGAGAATGCTCGTCCGGTTGAAAAACGGATCGTCCCTATTTGAAGCGTTATCGCTTTCGGGTTTTCCAAGAGAGATCTGCAGCTCAATTTATTTTGCGGAAGCAGGCGGAAAACTGTCTTCGGGGCTGATAGAAGGGGGGACGATGATGCTCAGAAGGGAAGAATATAAAGAAAAGCTCGCGCGTTTGCTGCGCTACCCGCTACTATTGATCTGGATGCTTGGTCTAATGGTTTTTGTCGTTGGCCGTTTTCTTCTTCCAAGCTTTAGCAGACTTTATGCTTCACTTTCCATCGAGCTTCCGCTGACGACAAAGATTTTAATCTTTGTCGCGGATCATGTTCCCCTTTTTTTATTCCTTTTTTTGATCATGGTCATTGCATTTCTTGCGTCCATCTATCGTTTTCGCAAATTTTCAATTGAAAAACGATTAAAGACGATCATTCGTCTGCCGATCGCAGGCCATTACATCCGTTACTATCTCACGCACCATTTTTCTTTCTACATCGGGAATCTTCTGTGTTCGGGGCTTTCAATCCGGCAGGCTGTCGCGACGCTATCTGAAAATGGGACGACAGCATTTCTGAAATCTGAAGCAATGCGTATTCACCAAACTCTGCTTGAAGGGGAAGACTTCGAGACGGCAGTATCTGATTCTTCCTTCTATCTTCCAGAACTTACAACGGTGATTTATCACGGACAGCTTAACAGCGTATTGGGTGAATCACTTTACAAGTACAGCGCAGTGATCATGGCAAGGATGGAGGAGAAGATCCGCACGCTGCTGTCCTTCTTTCAGCCGGTACTTTTGTTGATTATCGGTGGGCTCGTACTTGGATTGTTTGCATCCGTTCTCTTGCCTGTCTTTCAGATGATCAACGGGCTGTAG
- the comGA gene encoding competence type IV pilus ATPase ComGA, with product MEERSNQIGKRSRELLAHAYSADASDIHFIPRRQDTLIELRIHGYLYEMAIMASDDAERMVNHFKFLSGMDIGERRLPQSGAMMTVIKHDTLSLRMSTLPTPYRESLVIRLLPQSKNLSINDLSVFKEAVNGLSSLLNYENGLILVSGPTGSGKTTTLYTLMSALQKRYHARIITIEDPIEKRNDAFVQMEVNEKANFTYADGFKAILRHDPDIVMIGEIRDEETARIAVRASLTGHLVLSTVHAFDAAGTIRRLVELGIPRFDLKETLVAVIAERLVTIQCPECGNVCTPECENRHHPKRTGIFEILAGLPLYELLTSKTRRPQRPQYKTIDDYLEEGVAAGWIAKEILKGGAPRVDFPKTVD from the coding sequence TTGGAAGAACGATCAAATCAAATCGGAAAAAGAAGCAGAGAGCTTCTGGCACACGCTTACAGTGCTGATGCTTCTGACATCCATTTTATTCCGCGCCGTCAGGACACACTCATTGAGCTGAGAATTCACGGGTATTTGTATGAAATGGCCATCATGGCTTCTGACGATGCGGAAAGGATGGTTAATCATTTTAAATTTTTATCCGGGATGGACATTGGCGAGCGCCGGCTTCCCCAAAGTGGTGCCATGATGACGGTGATAAAACATGATACCCTCTCTCTCCGGATGTCCACATTACCGACACCCTATCGCGAAAGCCTTGTGATTCGATTACTGCCCCAAAGCAAAAACCTCTCCATCAATGACCTGTCTGTTTTTAAAGAAGCTGTAAATGGTCTGTCATCACTTTTGAATTATGAAAACGGCTTAATCCTCGTCTCCGGTCCGACCGGATCCGGTAAGACAACAACACTCTACACATTAATGTCTGCATTGCAGAAACGCTACCACGCCCGTATTATCACAATTGAAGACCCTATTGAAAAAAGAAACGATGCGTTCGTTCAGATGGAAGTCAATGAAAAAGCTAATTTTACGTATGCAGATGGATTCAAAGCGATCTTGCGCCACGATCCGGATATTGTGATGATTGGTGAAATCCGCGACGAAGAAACAGCAAGAATCGCTGTCAGAGCGTCTTTAACTGGACATTTGGTGCTTTCGACGGTGCATGCATTTGATGCAGCGGGGACAATCCGGCGTTTGGTGGAACTCGGTATTCCCCGCTTTGATTTAAAAGAAACGTTAGTCGCTGTAATTGCCGAGCGCCTTGTAACCATTCAATGCCCTGAATGTGGAAATGTTTGCACGCCCGAATGTGAAAACAGACATCACCCGAAGCGAACCGGGATTTTTGAAATACTGGCCGGCCTTCCGCTTTACGAGTTGCTTACTTCAAAAACACGAAGGCCGCAGCGTCCGCAGTATAAAACTATCGATGATTATTTGGAAGAAGGGGTCGCTGCCGGATGGATTGCAAAAGAGATTCTGAAGGGAGGTGCACCGCGGGTTGACTTTCCTAAAACAGTGGACTAA
- a CDS encoding Spx/MgsR family RNA polymerase-binding regulatory protein, whose product MGKLVFYTYPSCTSCRKTKGWLKDHDIPYEERHLFRDKPNVSELMELVKLSKSGVEDILATRSTLYKQLNVDLDALPLSEALQLLSSEPRLLRRPILTDGEKLIVGYHSDDLMKIISENHECTVRQAT is encoded by the coding sequence ATGGGCAAATTAGTTTTTTATACGTATCCAAGCTGTACATCGTGTAGGAAAACAAAAGGATGGCTAAAAGATCATGACATTCCATACGAAGAACGGCATCTCTTCCGCGACAAGCCAAATGTTTCCGAACTGATGGAACTTGTTAAACTGTCGAAGTCAGGTGTGGAAGATATTCTGGCTACACGAAGCACACTTTATAAACAATTGAATGTAGACCTTGATGCTCTGCCGCTCAGCGAGGCACTTCAACTTCTTTCTTCGGAGCCGAGGCTGCTTCGCCGGCCTATCCTAACCGATGGCGAGAAGCTGATCGTCGGTTATCATTCTGATGATTTGATGAAAATAATATCTGAAAACCATGAATGTACAGTCAGGCAGGCAACGTAA
- a CDS encoding DUF6612 family protein has protein sequence MKLKWFPVFFLLYALVLSGCSAAGLSNRINSGMIIQKAVSQSEKIKNSNSDLTVDFFIKTGRQSISSKVTAKGQVSSNPLFLHQHYMSVLNGKQSIQIEAYLNKNDIYVKSDLLPTAAWISMGLNQADNSGLSLIKESFQQMNSGTQIKLLQKFIKNIQIKESANDYSINFTGDQNAIKQFAMEIVRSNMDNQQAQSVSAAVNNMKITKLDYSYVVDKKTFYPKSYNSAIKITGAENGQSIDISVTVSGSFSKINQLNDLSLPATVRSASRIN, from the coding sequence ATGAAGCTTAAATGGTTTCCGGTTTTTTTTCTATTGTATGCATTAGTTTTATCCGGATGTAGCGCAGCGGGCTTGTCAAATCGGATAAACAGCGGAATGATCATCCAAAAAGCTGTATCTCAAAGTGAGAAAATCAAAAACTCTAATTCGGATCTTACCGTCGACTTTTTTATTAAAACAGGACGCCAGTCAATTAGCAGCAAGGTAACTGCCAAGGGGCAAGTATCGTCCAACCCTTTATTTCTCCATCAGCATTATATGTCCGTCCTTAACGGCAAACAATCCATACAAATAGAGGCCTACCTGAACAAAAACGACATCTATGTGAAGTCCGATTTATTGCCGACAGCTGCCTGGATCAGTATGGGGCTCAATCAGGCCGACAATTCCGGTCTCTCATTAATAAAGGAAAGCTTTCAGCAAATGAATTCCGGAACTCAGATAAAACTATTGCAAAAATTCATTAAAAATATCCAAATTAAAGAATCCGCTAATGATTATTCAATCAATTTCACAGGTGACCAAAATGCTATTAAACAATTCGCTATGGAAATCGTAAGGAGCAATATGGACAATCAGCAGGCGCAAAGCGTGAGCGCTGCGGTCAATAACATGAAAATTACAAAACTGGATTATTCTTACGTTGTCGACAAAAAGACTTTCTATCCGAAATCCTATAATTCAGCGATTAAAATCACAGGTGCTGAAAATGGGCAATCAATCGATATATCTGTGACAGTCAGCGGATCGTTTTCAAAAATTAACCAGCTAAATGATTTATCCTTACCTGCAACAGTCCGCTCTGCCTCACGGATCAACTGA
- a CDS encoding murein hydrolase activator EnvC family protein, with product MKKAKVIRRAATACLAIVLATGFNATLVSAETQSQLNEKLAAVKQKQISNQNDLNVSKKQLSQNNKRQNDVLTGIIESQKQIDNMNGKIAKKQADISQNQQGVAQLKTDIKSIGKRIDMRGKLLGERIRSIYINGGAISYLDVLMGSSSFGNFIDRLLAVKTITDQDNKIINDQKKDKTAQLEKQKLVQNKLDQTRWDLASLTTLNRNLNREEENQKSLLSQLKQKASDINSAVMNKNEEASILQAQASVINQQITSLSKEETLKKAAAADAKKKAGLSGSNSSASSSSSVSALTNGSSNGAPSVAGTAQPQQAPVPAVAPTAQGNFIKPAAGVISSGFGYRTFDHSFHPGIDIANSTGTPIHAAADGIVFKAYQSSSYGNCVMISHFISGQTYTTVYAHLSSYNVSDGQKVSQGQVIGAMGATGEAFGSHLHFELYIGPWTPPPHTGAVDPEKYISQ from the coding sequence TTGAAGAAAGCAAAAGTAATCCGCCGCGCAGCGACCGCATGTCTAGCGATCGTGCTGGCGACTGGTTTTAACGCGACTCTTGTTTCTGCGGAAACTCAATCGCAGCTTAATGAGAAACTGGCTGCAGTCAAGCAGAAACAGATCAGTAATCAAAACGATCTGAATGTTTCAAAAAAACAACTGTCGCAGAATAATAAAAGGCAAAATGATGTTTTGACCGGGATCATTGAATCTCAGAAGCAAATTGACAACATGAACGGCAAGATAGCGAAAAAACAAGCGGACATCAGCCAAAATCAACAGGGAGTAGCGCAGCTTAAAACCGATATCAAGTCGATTGGGAAAAGGATTGACATGCGTGGAAAGCTGTTGGGCGAACGCATACGGTCAATATACATAAATGGCGGGGCAATCAGCTATCTTGACGTACTTATGGGATCCAGCAGCTTCGGAAATTTTATCGACCGGTTGCTCGCCGTAAAGACAATAACAGATCAGGATAATAAAATTATTAACGATCAGAAAAAAGATAAAACGGCTCAACTGGAAAAGCAAAAACTGGTTCAGAACAAACTGGATCAGACACGCTGGGATCTGGCAAGTCTTACAACCTTGAATCGGAATCTGAATCGGGAAGAAGAAAACCAGAAATCACTCCTTTCACAGCTGAAGCAAAAAGCGTCCGATATTAATAGTGCGGTCATGAATAAGAACGAAGAAGCCAGCATCCTGCAGGCGCAGGCAAGTGTCATTAATCAACAGATTACAAGTCTTTCAAAGGAAGAGACACTCAAGAAAGCTGCAGCCGCAGATGCGAAGAAGAAAGCAGGGCTTTCCGGTTCGAATTCAAGTGCGAGTTCAAGTAGCTCAGTCTCAGCTTTAACAAACGGTAGCTCAAACGGAGCACCATCTGTTGCGGGAACAGCACAGCCGCAGCAGGCACCCGTTCCCGCCGTTGCCCCAACCGCTCAAGGCAATTTTATTAAACCTGCTGCAGGTGTTATCTCATCGGGGTTCGGCTACAGAACGTTTGATCATTCGTTTCATCCCGGCATTGACATTGCAAACAGCACCGGAACGCCCATTCACGCTGCCGCCGATGGGATCGTTTTTAAAGCTTACCAGTCTTCCAGCTATGGCAACTGCGTGATGATTTCTCATTTTATCAGCGGACAGACTTACACAACTGTTTATGCACATCTGTCAAGTTACAATGTATCGGATGGTCAGAAGGTCTCGCAGGGCCAAGTCATTGGAGCTATGGGTGCGACGGGTGAAGCGTTCGGTTCTCATCTGCATTTTGAACTCTATATAGGTCCGTGGACACCGCCACCGCATACAGGAGCGGTTGACCCGGAAAAATACATTTCTCAGTAA
- a CDS encoding D-2-hydroxyacid dehydrogenase, which translates to MKKIIFGFSDEFKLPVELMTQFTEQFKNDFQFCVDGLESKPEIFKNADAFIGWPSDRMIQAMTNLSWLQLPSAGADHFAHHHLLKDQVTVTNASGVFGALGAEHILALILAFVRQLPLYVRQTEKHIWHVEPEVRQLEGSTVAIIGLGDIGLEAAVRLKAFGSRILAVKRTVTKKPDCVDDVFDMNGLSTVLGESDFVVNVLPLTAETEGLFDETKFSFMKEGAIFINVGRGATVDEQALIRALRSGRMGGAGLDVTSHEPLPEDSELWNFPNVLITSHSLGAGPGKLKKRAELIRKNLENFRDGKPLINVVDRKLGY; encoded by the coding sequence TTGAAAAAGATTATATTTGGATTTTCTGATGAATTTAAATTGCCTGTTGAGCTGATGACTCAATTCACTGAACAATTTAAAAATGATTTTCAGTTCTGCGTCGATGGACTTGAAAGCAAACCGGAGATTTTTAAGAACGCTGATGCTTTTATCGGCTGGCCTTCAGATCGGATGATTCAGGCAATGACGAATCTGAGCTGGCTCCAGCTTCCGAGTGCGGGAGCCGATCATTTTGCGCACCATCATCTTTTGAAAGATCAGGTAACGGTGACCAACGCAAGTGGTGTATTCGGCGCGCTTGGAGCGGAACATATCCTAGCGCTGATTTTGGCATTTGTTCGCCAGTTGCCTCTCTACGTTAGGCAGACTGAAAAGCATATCTGGCACGTGGAGCCCGAGGTACGTCAGTTGGAAGGGTCAACGGTTGCTATTATCGGGCTTGGAGATATCGGTTTGGAAGCTGCTGTACGTCTTAAAGCTTTCGGTTCCCGCATCTTGGCGGTCAAACGTACCGTGACGAAAAAGCCGGATTGTGTAGATGACGTATTTGATATGAACGGTCTGAGCACTGTTCTCGGGGAAAGCGATTTTGTAGTCAATGTGCTGCCGCTGACGGCTGAAACAGAAGGGCTGTTCGACGAAACAAAGTTCTCGTTTATGAAAGAAGGGGCTATTTTTATCAATGTCGGGCGCGGTGCTACTGTCGATGAACAGGCACTGATCCGTGCACTTCGCAGCGGAAGAATGGGCGGTGCCGGACTGGATGTTACATCTCACGAGCCGCTGCCGGAGGACAGTGAGCTGTGGAATTTTCCAAACGTCTTGATTACTTCTCATTCGCTCGGCGCCGGGCCGGGCAAACTAAAGAAAAGGGCGGAATTGATCCGGAAGAATCTTGAGAATTTCAGAGACGGAAAACCATTAATCAATGTAGTTGACAGAAAACTCGGTTACTGA
- a CDS encoding S-ribosylhomocysteine lyase yields the protein MAKVESFQLDHRLVKAPYVRLAGTENDTKGSLVQKFDLRLLQPNTSAVPTGALHTLEHLLATYMRDELTGVIDISPMGCRTGFYLIIWNEHKPSEIATALKNSLEKVLTTTVVPAVSPVSCGNYKDHSLFGAKEYAKIVLDAGISDDPFQRHIPEGIQ from the coding sequence GTGGCAAAAGTTGAAAGTTTTCAGTTAGATCATAGGCTGGTCAAGGCACCTTACGTCCGTCTGGCAGGTACTGAGAATGACACGAAGGGAAGTTTGGTTCAGAAATTTGATCTGAGGTTGCTTCAACCTAATACGTCGGCCGTTCCTACTGGGGCGCTTCATACACTGGAGCATCTTTTGGCGACTTACATGCGCGATGAGCTGACGGGAGTTATCGATATTTCCCCGATGGGCTGCAGGACCGGATTTTATCTGATCATTTGGAATGAGCACAAGCCATCAGAGATAGCAACCGCCTTAAAGAATTCTCTTGAGAAAGTTCTGACGACGACTGTTGTTCCTGCTGTGTCGCCGGTCAGCTGTGGAAACTATAAAGACCACTCACTTTTTGGCGCCAAAGAGTATGCAAAAATCGTTCTGGATGCCGGTATCAGTGACGATCCGTTTCAGAGACATATTCCTGAGGGAATACAATAA
- a CDS encoding NADH-dependent flavin oxidoreductase, with protein sequence MSSYDELFQPVTLPNGVRLSNRLAIAPMTTWSGNLNGTVSDQELAYYKRRAAIAGLFVSACIAVSPTGVAFDHQFIAYDDAVLPRLKKMAEAIKSAGSKAVLQIHHGGSEADPHFVLFNQTVSASEVPSFSNPEIVPQAMTQEQIETVIHEYGLAARQAIRAGFDGIEIHGANHYLIQQFVSAHFNQRSDQWGGTLEKRLRFPFAVLEEVQSVVKKYADDSFIVGYRFSPEEIHRYAGYSVDDTLQLVDGLIERGVHYLHVSQNNIKTVPAGKEEGSDTIVHVVSAHIHGRVPLIAVGGIHYPEEAVAGLHDGADLVALGREAIIDPDWTQKVRDNQVDQIHVTLNPDKQDELVVPDRLWKIITKPSGWFPLS encoded by the coding sequence ATGTCTTCATATGATGAATTGTTTCAGCCGGTTACTCTGCCCAATGGCGTAAGGCTGTCAAACCGGCTGGCGATTGCCCCGATGACTACATGGTCGGGTAATCTGAACGGTACGGTTTCAGATCAGGAACTGGCTTACTATAAACGACGTGCAGCGATTGCCGGTCTGTTTGTGTCTGCGTGCATTGCTGTCTCCCCGACAGGAGTGGCCTTTGATCATCAGTTTATTGCTTATGACGATGCAGTACTGCCACGGCTGAAAAAAATGGCTGAAGCCATTAAATCTGCCGGGAGCAAAGCAGTGCTTCAAATTCACCATGGCGGAAGTGAAGCTGATCCTCACTTCGTCCTGTTTAATCAAACGGTCAGCGCCAGCGAAGTGCCATCTTTTTCCAACCCTGAGATTGTCCCTCAGGCGATGACTCAGGAACAGATCGAGACGGTCATTCATGAATATGGACTTGCCGCCAGACAGGCAATCCGTGCCGGTTTTGATGGAATCGAAATCCACGGGGCAAATCATTATCTGATCCAGCAGTTTGTATCCGCACATTTCAACCAGCGCTCAGATCAGTGGGGCGGAACCTTGGAAAAACGGCTGCGTTTCCCGTTTGCCGTGCTTGAAGAAGTGCAGTCAGTCGTTAAAAAATATGCCGATGATTCGTTTATTGTCGGTTACCGCTTTTCACCTGAGGAAATTCATCGGTATGCCGGTTACTCAGTCGATGACACGCTTCAGCTTGTTGATGGGCTGATTGAACGCGGTGTGCATTATCTACATGTGTCGCAAAATAATATTAAGACCGTTCCGGCAGGAAAAGAAGAAGGAAGCGACACGATTGTACACGTTGTGTCGGCCCATATTCACGGACGTGTCCCGCTGATTGCCGTTGGCGGCATTCACTATCCGGAAGAAGCAGTCGCCGGTCTTCACGACGGGGCTGATCTTGTAGCGCTCGGAAGAGAAGCGATTATCGATCCGGACTGGACGCAAAAAGTGCGCGATAATCAGGTTGATCAGATTCATGTGACCCTAAATCCTGACAAACAGGATGAACTGGTTGTTCCGGATCGTCTATGGAAAATCATTACTAAACCAAGCGGCTGGTTCCCGCTTTCCTGA
- a CDS encoding exodeoxyribonuclease III encodes MKFISWNVNGFRALQRKMDIGQWLEETQADALCIQETKLQRDQVDFQTSDYLQYWYDAEKKGYSGTAIFTRNKPLNVSYGIGIEEHDHEGRVITLEYENYYLITVYTPNSQRDLKRLDYRLQWGKAFTDYIHELDAHKPVVFCGDLNVAHQAIDLKNPKPNMKNAGFTIEERNDFSKLLDTGFTDSFRYLFPDRGGAYSWWSYMGNARARNIGWRIDYFVISDRLKEQVDDAKILADVTGSDHCPVEIDLSL; translated from the coding sequence TTGAAATTTATTTCATGGAATGTAAATGGTTTTAGGGCATTGCAGCGCAAAATGGATATCGGTCAATGGCTGGAAGAGACTCAAGCCGATGCACTCTGCATCCAGGAGACAAAGCTTCAGCGGGATCAGGTTGACTTTCAGACATCCGATTACCTGCAATACTGGTATGACGCGGAAAAGAAGGGATACTCCGGGACAGCCATTTTTACGAGGAATAAGCCCCTGAATGTCTCTTATGGGATAGGAATCGAGGAGCATGACCATGAGGGTAGAGTGATTACTCTTGAATATGAAAATTATTACCTCATAACTGTGTACACACCCAATTCTCAGCGTGATCTGAAGCGGCTTGACTATCGTCTTCAGTGGGGCAAAGCATTTACGGATTATATTCATGAGCTGGATGCCCATAAACCGGTCGTTTTTTGCGGGGATTTGAATGTGGCCCATCAGGCTATTGATCTGAAAAATCCTAAGCCCAACATGAAAAACGCCGGATTTACAATCGAGGAAAGAAATGATTTTTCCAAGCTGCTTGATACTGGATTTACCGACAGTTTTCGTTATCTTTTTCCAGATCGCGGGGGCGCTTATTCATGGTGGTCGTATATGGGAAATGCGAGAGCAAGGAATATTGGCTGGCGTATTGATTATTTCGTCATCTCGGACCGGCTCAAAGAGCAAGTTGACGATGCAAAAATATTGGCTGATGTCACAGGGTCGGATCATTGTCCGGTCGAGATTGATCTTTCTTTGTGA